In bacterium, one genomic interval encodes:
- the rimO gene encoding 30S ribosomal protein S12 methylthiotransferase RimO has protein sequence MARRYWLETLGCPKNQVDSDKLAGRLAADGYRPASDVAEADVVVVNTCAFIDEARRESLETVESLASQRRAGAQLVVTGCLAERIGSRLRQEHPVIDRVAGFGEPIALGPTRRGRRRALQVAGGGAVPRLDLLNMPRPPAQAPWAYVKIAEGCDRRCGYCAIPSFRGPQRSRSPESILAEIQALGAREVVLVAQDLASYGRDGGRGERRLVPLVEAAQELAPWVRLLYLYPSDLTDELIAAILATGVAYFDLSLQHASRPLLRRMRRWGDGERFAARIAEIRRAAPHAAFRSNFIVGYPGETEEDHDALLAFVGEAELDWVGVFAYSEEEGTHSASVGGRVSAPLVAERMAELRELCDEITERRRRSLVGSTTTVLVDRPGRARSHREAPEIDGLVEVPDGLAPGSFAEVEIIGAAGVDLMAAPLVAAGSGGAR, from the coding sequence GTGGCGAGGCGGTACTGGCTGGAGACACTGGGCTGTCCTAAGAACCAGGTCGACTCCGACAAGCTCGCCGGGCGGCTCGCCGCCGACGGCTACCGGCCGGCCTCCGATGTGGCCGAGGCGGATGTCGTGGTGGTAAACACCTGCGCCTTCATCGATGAGGCCAGGCGGGAGTCGCTGGAGACCGTCGAGAGCCTGGCGTCGCAGCGGCGCGCCGGCGCCCAGTTGGTCGTGACCGGCTGCCTTGCCGAGCGGATCGGCTCCCGGCTGCGCCAGGAGCACCCCGTGATCGACCGCGTGGCGGGCTTCGGCGAGCCGATCGCCCTTGGGCCCACCCGCCGCGGGCGGCGTCGTGCGCTGCAGGTCGCCGGTGGCGGTGCGGTGCCCCGCTTGGACCTGCTCAACATGCCCCGACCGCCGGCGCAGGCGCCCTGGGCCTACGTCAAGATCGCCGAGGGCTGCGACCGCCGCTGCGGCTACTGCGCCATTCCCAGCTTCCGGGGACCGCAGCGCTCGCGCAGCCCCGAGTCGATACTGGCCGAGATCCAGGCCCTGGGCGCCCGCGAGGTTGTGCTGGTGGCCCAGGACCTGGCCTCCTACGGCCGCGACGGCGGTCGCGGCGAGCGGCGTCTGGTGCCGCTGGTGGAGGCGGCGCAAGAGCTGGCGCCGTGGGTGCGGCTGCTCTACCTCTACCCCTCCGATCTCACCGACGAGCTGATCGCGGCGATCCTGGCCACCGGCGTGGCCTACTTCGACCTGTCGCTGCAGCACGCCTCCCGCCCCCTGCTGCGCCGGATGCGCCGCTGGGGCGACGGGGAGCGTTTCGCGGCGCGCATCGCCGAGATCCGCCGCGCCGCGCCACACGCCGCCTTCCGTTCCAACTTCATCGTGGGCTACCCCGGCGAGACCGAGGAGGACCACGACGCCCTGCTGGCCTTCGTCGGCGAGGCGGAACTGGACTGGGTGGGGGTGTTCGCCTACTCCGAGGAAGAGGGAACCCACTCCGCCTCTGTGGGCGGCCGGGTGTCCGCGCCGCTGGTCGCCGAGCGCATGGCGGAGCTGCGCGAACTCTGCGACGAGATCACCGAGCGACGCCGCCGCAGCCTTGTGGGCAGCACGACCACCGTGCTGGTGGACCGGCCGGGACGGGCGCGCAGCCACCGGGAGGCCCCCGAGATCGACGGCCTCGTGGAGGTGCCCGACGGCCTGGCGCCGGGGAGCTTCGCGGAAGTCGAGATCATCGGGGCCGCCGGCGTCGACCTGATGGCGGCGCCGCTGGTCGCCGCCGGGTCCGGAGGGGCGCGGTGA
- a CDS encoding CDP-alcohol phosphatidyltransferase family protein — MTAPAPGIGLGLATPANLITLARIGASPLLFWLILRARDDGGASWLAVAVAVVFAASDAWDGHLARNTGTVTRTGAFLDPLADKVVVLGSMASLAAIGRVSWVPVALIAAREAAMSGYRVHCARRGVSVPARRSAKWKVILQGLAVILTLVPPLAAEDSPVREGFVLAVWWLAVAATAVTGLLYLLDGRRAAGEGGGAGGGPG, encoded by the coding sequence GTGACGGCGCCGGCGCCTGGCATCGGTCTCGGCCTGGCCACGCCCGCGAACCTCATCACGCTGGCGCGCATCGGCGCCTCGCCGCTGTTGTTCTGGCTGATCCTGCGCGCCCGCGACGACGGCGGGGCCTCGTGGCTGGCCGTGGCGGTGGCCGTGGTGTTCGCCGCCTCCGACGCCTGGGACGGCCATCTGGCGCGGAACACCGGCACCGTCACGCGCACAGGAGCGTTCCTGGATCCACTGGCGGACAAGGTCGTGGTCCTGGGTTCGATGGCCTCGCTCGCCGCCATCGGCAGGGTCAGCTGGGTTCCGGTCGCGCTCATCGCCGCCCGCGAGGCGGCGATGAGCGGGTACCGGGTGCACTGCGCCCGCCGCGGCGTCTCCGTGCCCGCCCGGCGCTCGGCCAAGTGGAAGGTCATCCTCCAGGGACTGGCGGTGATCCTCACCCTCGTCCCACCCCTTGCTGCGGAGGACTCCCCGGTCCGCGAGGGGTTCGTGCTGGCCGTCTGGTGGCTGGCCGTGGCGGCCACCGCCGTCACCGGCCTGCTCTACCTTCTCGACGGCCGCAGGGCAGCCGGGGAGGGCGGAGGCGCTGGCGGAGGTCCCGGATGA
- a CDS encoding CinA family nicotinamide mononucleotide deamidase-related protein, whose translation MRCEVVAVGTELLLGQVVDTNSSWIGEHLAGLGIDSYYQTKVGDNLDRICAVLRTAVARNDFVVVCGGLGPTPDDITRGALAAVMGVELRRDPELVERISAKFWRRGRSMPANNLQQADVPEGAAVIPVFPGTAPGLVCPVGDTVVYAVPGVPWEMRTMMTEWIAADMRRRAGVSGVIQSRTLRTWGESEGGLAERLGGVIDRLDASGTVTLAFLASGIEGLKVRLTAKADTAAEASAMLDAEEAAVRAAIDDHLVFGTDEETMETAVLELCRRAGLTLATAESLTGGMIAARLSAVPGASDVFRGSLVTYAAETKRNLLGVPAGPVVSEAAVRAMAAGACGQLGADCSLAVTGVAGPAPADGTEPGMVWMATSVDGEVVARRQHFPFDRERTRQFTTIGVLNELRLRLLDRAATAG comes from the coding sequence ATGAGATGCGAGGTCGTCGCCGTCGGCACCGAGTTGCTGCTCGGGCAGGTGGTCGACACCAACTCGTCGTGGATCGGCGAGCATCTGGCCGGGCTGGGGATCGACTCGTACTACCAGACCAAGGTCGGCGACAACCTCGACCGGATCTGCGCCGTGCTGCGCACGGCTGTGGCGCGCAACGACTTCGTCGTCGTCTGCGGCGGTCTGGGGCCGACCCCCGATGACATCACCCGCGGCGCGCTGGCCGCGGTCATGGGCGTGGAGCTTCGCCGCGACCCTGAACTCGTCGAGCGCATCTCGGCCAAGTTCTGGCGGCGCGGCCGCTCAATGCCCGCCAACAACCTTCAACAGGCCGACGTTCCTGAGGGCGCCGCGGTCATCCCGGTCTTTCCCGGCACCGCGCCCGGCCTCGTCTGCCCGGTCGGCGACACCGTGGTCTACGCGGTCCCCGGCGTGCCGTGGGAGATGAGGACGATGATGACCGAGTGGATTGCTGCCGACATGCGACGCCGGGCGGGCGTCTCGGGGGTGATCCAGAGCCGCACGCTGCGCACCTGGGGCGAGTCCGAAGGCGGCCTGGCCGAGCGGCTGGGCGGCGTTATCGACCGGCTCGACGCCTCGGGGACGGTGACGCTGGCCTTCCTGGCCTCGGGAATCGAGGGCCTCAAGGTGCGTCTGACCGCCAAGGCCGACACGGCCGCCGAGGCGTCGGCGATGCTGGACGCCGAGGAGGCGGCCGTGCGGGCGGCCATCGACGACCACCTGGTGTTCGGAACCGACGAGGAGACCATGGAGACGGCGGTGCTCGAGCTGTGCCGCAGGGCAGGTCTCACGCTGGCCACGGCGGAGTCGCTGACGGGGGGAATGATCGCGGCGCGCCTGAGCGCCGTCCCCGGCGCCAGCGATGTCTTCCGGGGCTCGCTGGTGACCTACGCCGCCGAGACCAAGCGCAACCTGCTGGGTGTCCCGGCCGGTCCCGTCGTGTCCGAGGCGGCTGTGCGGGCGATGGCCGCCGGCGCCTGCGGGCAGCTGGGCGCCGACTGCTCGCTGGCCGTGACCGGGGTCGCCGGTCCCGCCCCCGCCGACGGCACCGAGCCCGGGATGGTCTGGATGGCCACCTCGGTCGACGGCGAGGTAGTGGCGCGCCGCCAGCACTTCCCGTTCGATCGGGAGCGGACCCGCCAGTTCACGACCATCGGCGTGCTGAACGAACTGCGCCTTCGCCTGCTTGACCGCGCCGCCACCGCTGGATGA
- a CDS encoding Ppx/GppA phosphatase family protein encodes MVNGAAGEVHAAIDVGTNSFHLVVARVSTSGGLEILFRDKEVVRLGSGSGDMRHLTPDAIDRGIEALRGLVKTAASYGADVRAVATSAVREAENRHEFLDRAAVEAGVQVEVISGTEEARLIHLGVVQALSVFDRQILVTDIGGGSTELLIGRGPRPLAARSVKLGHVRLTERFFPGGVADATAVADCRSYVRSFLTPVGHDLLPFGYELAVGSSGTIATIAQMAEFLRNGAGNRWLNNVSFSRAELDEVVALVLAAPTPESRCAIGGLDERRSDVIAAGVLLLEGVFDCFEVSSITVSGYALREGVLLDRVHTGGNGDAFHHLSDIRRESVLRIAEDYEEERPHVQHVTDLALQLFDGLEGLHRFGLYERDLLEAAGMLHNVGRFISRGAHHKHSYYVIRSSDRLLGFTEREVELIALVARYQRKALPRIGHAEFAALNVADRARVQLLAGILRIAIALDRTRSGAVRGLTARVGEALAINCSTAPGADATVELYTANQRSELLATATGLAVQVSAESPVLTILH; translated from the coding sequence GTGGTGAACGGTGCGGCGGGCGAGGTGCATGCCGCCATCGACGTCGGGACCAACTCCTTCCACCTGGTCGTCGCCCGGGTCAGCACCAGCGGGGGTCTCGAGATCCTCTTCCGCGACAAGGAGGTGGTGCGCCTGGGATCCGGCTCGGGCGACATGCGACACCTCACGCCGGATGCCATAGACCGGGGGATCGAAGCCCTGCGCGGGCTGGTCAAGACCGCCGCCTCCTACGGGGCCGACGTGCGGGCGGTGGCGACGAGTGCGGTCCGCGAGGCTGAGAACCGCCACGAGTTCCTGGATCGGGCAGCCGTCGAGGCCGGGGTCCAGGTGGAGGTCATCTCCGGCACCGAGGAGGCCCGGCTGATCCATCTGGGGGTGGTGCAGGCGCTGTCGGTGTTCGACCGGCAGATCCTGGTCACCGACATCGGCGGCGGCAGCACCGAGTTGCTCATCGGCCGGGGGCCGCGGCCTCTGGCGGCGCGCAGCGTGAAGCTGGGGCACGTCCGCCTCACGGAGCGCTTCTTCCCCGGCGGCGTCGCCGATGCCACCGCGGTGGCGGACTGCCGTTCCTACGTGCGGTCGTTCCTGACACCCGTGGGTCACGATCTGCTGCCCTTCGGCTACGAGCTGGCCGTCGGCAGTTCGGGGACGATCGCCACGATCGCGCAGATGGCGGAGTTCCTGCGCAACGGTGCCGGAAACCGCTGGCTCAACAACGTCTCCTTCAGCCGGGCCGAGCTGGACGAGGTCGTCGCCCTCGTGCTGGCGGCGCCGACTCCCGAGTCGCGCTGCGCCATCGGTGGCCTGGACGAGCGCCGCAGCGACGTGATCGCCGCGGGGGTCCTGCTGCTGGAGGGTGTGTTCGACTGCTTCGAGGTTTCGTCGATCACCGTGTCCGGTTACGCCCTGCGCGAGGGCGTGCTGCTCGACCGGGTGCACACCGGCGGCAACGGAGACGCCTTCCACCATCTCAGCGACATCAGGCGGGAGTCTGTGCTGCGCATCGCCGAGGACTACGAGGAGGAACGGCCGCACGTCCAGCACGTGACCGACCTTGCGCTGCAACTCTTCGACGGGCTGGAGGGACTCCACCGCTTCGGGCTCTACGAGCGCGACCTGTTGGAGGCCGCCGGGATGCTGCACAACGTGGGGCGCTTCATCTCCCGCGGGGCGCACCACAAGCACAGCTACTACGTGATCCGCAGCAGCGACCGGCTGCTGGGTTTCACCGAGCGGGAGGTGGAGCTGATCGCTCTCGTGGCGCGCTACCAGCGCAAGGCGCTGCCGCGGATCGGCCACGCCGAGTTCGCGGCTCTGAACGTGGCCGACCGTGCCCGGGTGCAGTTGCTGGCGGGGATCCTGCGGATCGCCATCGCCCTCGACCGGACCCGCAGCGGTGCGGTCCGCGGCCTGACCGCGAGAGTGGGCGAGGCCCTCGCGATCAACTGCAGCACCGCGCCGGGTGCCGACGCCACGGTGGAGTTGTACACGGCCAACCAGCGCAGCGAGTTGCTAGCCACCGCCACGGGGCTGGCCGTGCAGGTCTCCGCCGAGAGCCCGGTTCTGACTATTCTACATTAG
- a CDS encoding Uma2 family endonuclease, which yields MSVLTDLDPNVAYPGSPTVPDSGLHSLVRFLAYGALREHFAGRPGCYVGQDRNVYYRPLPDSAFVAPDVFVCFGVDPGPIELAASYRLWEVGAPPAFVLEIASEGTYQNDLEDKPAKYLEMGVTEYWRFDPTGGDFYTPVLQGDRRAGDSWVPIAVDPDGGGRSRVLGLDLCADTHRLRFRDPRGGPWLPDPDETRRQRDAAEDRAEAAERALGTETAARRAAEAELAALRARLDDQR from the coding sequence GTGAGCGTGCTGACCGACCTGGATCCCAATGTGGCGTACCCGGGGTCTCCGACTGTGCCTGACTCCGGGCTGCACTCGCTGGTGCGCTTCCTCGCCTACGGTGCCCTGCGCGAGCACTTCGCGGGGCGCCCGGGCTGCTACGTGGGCCAGGACCGCAACGTCTACTACCGCCCGTTGCCCGACTCGGCGTTCGTCGCCCCCGACGTGTTCGTGTGCTTCGGCGTGGACCCCGGCCCTATCGAGCTGGCGGCCAGCTACCGGCTGTGGGAGGTGGGAGCGCCGCCGGCGTTCGTCCTCGAGATCGCCTCCGAGGGCACCTACCAGAACGACCTGGAGGACAAGCCTGCGAAGTATCTGGAGATGGGCGTGACCGAGTACTGGCGCTTCGACCCCACCGGCGGCGACTTCTACACCCCTGTCCTCCAGGGGGACCGCCGCGCCGGCGACTCGTGGGTGCCGATAGCCGTGGACCCCGACGGCGGCGGCCGCAGCCGCGTCCTCGGCCTCGACCTCTGCGCCGACACCCACCGCCTGCGCTTCAGAGACCCCCGAGGGGGCCCCTGGCTGCCCGACCCCGATGAGACACGCCGTCAACGCGACGCCGCCGAGGATCGAGCCGAAGCCGCCGAGAGGGCACTGGGTACCGAGACCGCCGCCCGCCGCGCTGCCGAGGCAGAGTTGGCCGCCCTGCGGGCCCGGCTGGACGATCAGCGGTAG
- a CDS encoding glutamate-5-semialdehyde dehydrogenase: protein MAASAPGEKTTKRQAMEALGRRAKAVAPVLAAAPTVVKNEALRTAADELQASLNELLEANESDLAAAEEAGISPTLLDRLRLTPARIEGMVGGLRQVAELPDPVGTVVAGDVRPNGLRIQQVRVPLGVVAIVYESRPNVTSDAAGLCLKSGNVAFLRGSSMAIRSNLAVAGILREAYVTGGLPADALILVEDTSREAAVEFMRLSGYVDCLIPRGGPALIRSIMENATVPFILDGDGNCHVYVDRGADLDMATSIVVNGKTQRPSVCNATESLVVHATEAADFLPRLVQAMPTVEMVGDETSRAVAPSIGAASDADYATEFLDYKLSVRVVDSLDEAIDHVNRYGTGHSEVIVTADEAAAGRFCAEVDAACVLVNASSRFVDGEEMGYGAEIGISTQKLHVRGPMGLVHLTAVKNVIRGNGQIRS, encoded by the coding sequence GTGGCGGCATCCGCGCCCGGCGAGAAAACGACCAAGCGGCAGGCGATGGAGGCCCTGGGCCGGCGCGCCAAGGCGGTTGCGCCGGTGCTGGCCGCCGCGCCGACGGTCGTCAAGAACGAGGCATTGCGGACCGCGGCGGACGAGCTGCAGGCCAGCCTCAACGAGTTGCTGGAGGCCAACGAGAGCGACCTGGCGGCCGCCGAGGAGGCCGGCATCTCGCCGACGCTGCTGGACCGACTGCGCCTCACGCCCGCCCGCATCGAGGGCATGGTCGGCGGGCTGCGCCAAGTGGCGGAACTCCCCGACCCGGTGGGCACCGTCGTCGCCGGCGACGTGCGCCCCAACGGGCTGCGCATCCAGCAGGTGCGGGTGCCGCTCGGCGTCGTGGCGATCGTCTACGAGAGCCGGCCCAACGTCACCAGCGACGCGGCCGGCCTGTGCCTCAAGTCGGGCAACGTGGCCTTCCTGAGAGGTTCGTCCATGGCCATTCGCTCGAACCTGGCCGTCGCCGGGATCCTGCGCGAGGCGTACGTCACCGGCGGCCTGCCCGCGGACGCCCTGATCCTGGTCGAGGACACCAGCCGCGAGGCGGCGGTGGAGTTCATGCGGCTCAGCGGCTACGTGGACTGCCTGATCCCCCGCGGCGGGCCCGCGCTCATCCGCTCCATCATGGAGAACGCCACCGTGCCGTTCATCCTGGACGGCGACGGCAACTGCCATGTGTACGTGGACCGCGGCGCCGACCTGGACATGGCCACCTCGATCGTGGTGAACGGCAAGACCCAGCGCCCGTCGGTGTGCAACGCCACCGAGTCGCTCGTTGTGCACGCCACCGAGGCCGCAGACTTCCTCCCGCGACTGGTGCAGGCCATGCCCACGGTGGAGATGGTCGGCGACGAGACCTCCCGGGCCGTGGCACCGAGCATCGGGGCGGCCAGCGACGCCGACTACGCGACCGAGTTCCTGGATTACAAGCTGTCGGTGCGCGTCGTGGACTCACTCGACGAAGCGATCGATCACGTCAACCGCTACGGCACGGGGCACTCGGAAGTGATCGTGACCGCCGACGAGGCGGCCGCCGGGCGGTTCTGCGCCGAGGTGGACGCCGCCTGCGTGCTCGTCAACGCCTCGAGCCGCTTCGTGGACGGCGAGGAGATGGGCTACGGCGCCGAGATCGGCATCAGCACCCAGAAGCTGCACGTCCGCGGACCGATGGGCCTCGTCCACCTCACCGCGGTGAAGAACGTCATCCGGGGCAACGGCCAGATCCGCAGCTGA